A stretch of DNA from Triticum dicoccoides isolate Atlit2015 ecotype Zavitan chromosome 2A, WEW_v2.0, whole genome shotgun sequence:
ATTTATGGGACAAAATGCTGCAACAGTTCCTAACCTTATCAGCTTCAAAAAAATTATCTAGCTTCAGTCCCTTATTCAGTGATATCAACTCAAATGCGTTCATCGAAGCTGGCTGCCCTTCGATTTCCTCCTTAACTTGTTTTTCCTGGCAATCACAGTAACCATCCATTTTAGTAATATTATCTCAGCCATAAAGGCGGCTTTTCCAGTGAAAACAAGATCGATTAACTCACTTCTGAGTCTCCGAAAGCAGCATCAACATCAGCCAAACTAGTTTGATATTTCTCATAAAAAACAGGTGACTTGTACCCTTTTTTGAACCATGGATCTTTTAATAGTTGAGGGATAGTTATCCGCTGGTCAACGACAATGAGGAACCGAGTAAGAAACAACTCCATAAGTAATGTAGTCATAGACCAAAAAAGTGCAGAGCCACCACTTGTGTTGCATGGGTGGGAGCAGTTCTGTTGACCTTTTGGCTGCCTAATTTCAAATTTCTGAAATGGAATGTGAAGTAAAAAGGCTTACAGTAGAAGGACTGGGATCCAGAATCCTGGGAATCAGCTTTTTAGCTCCATCAGAAAACCACGAGGGACAAGTAAACTGAGCTCCAGAGATCTGTCAAGAGAAAGAGGGTAAATGCAAATATACATCCAGTAATATTGGCATTTATGTATTTTCTTATTCCTTCTGTCTTACCTTTTTATAAAGGGCTGAGACGTTGTCATCCTCAAAAGGCAGATACCCAGCAAGCATCACAAAAAGAATTACCCCACAAGACCAAAGGTCTGCAAGCGCACCATTATAGCCCTTATCTTCGATAACCTGGATATTGGGTACCATTAGATTATAGGCATGTTCATTCCTGGTTAAAACAAAATCAATGCAAATGTAGAAGAAGCTGTTACCTCGGGAGCAACATAGTTAGGTGTCCCACATGTAGTATGTAGTAACCCATCAGCCTGTTGAGTTGAAGTAATCGGAGGTTACAGTTTAATAAGTTAAATGACATGAACAAAAACTACAGAAATGCAATGACTCGTGTGATCTTTATGATTGTAAAATGTGTTATTACCTTCGCCTGCTCAGATATCGCACTTAAGCCAAAGTCTGAGACTTTGAGGTTCCCAGCAGTATCAAGCAACAAATTCTCTAGCTGGCACACATAAAACATCCATTTGTCAGTTTCATGTTTTGCTAAACCAGATACATAAATTGGAACCGAGGGGTTGAGTGGTTGGCGATGTACCTTCAGATCTCGGTGGTATACACCCCTGCTATGGCAATAATCAACAGCGTTGATCAATTGCTGAAAGTATCTGCGGGCTTCATCCTCCTTCAAGCTTCCACGGGCAGCCTGAATATGAAGTTAGTGGAAATCAATAAAGGCGAACGTAAAGAAAAAGCCATAGTGTAATAATATAAGATTACAAGGTTTCAAGCAACTGGTGTGCTGCTAACCTCCCATCACAGAGAAATATGAAACAAGAGATGCAGTAGTAGTACTAACGATGATATCATGGAGCTCTCCACCCGTGACATATTCCAGAACGATGAAAATTCTTGCCTTGCTTCCCATCACCTGTTATATTGGAGTCGAAATAGTTAGTTATCGACTGCAGAATTGGATGTACATATTTCTAATGTGGGTAGGGGATATCATACTTAAAACAAAATTCCAAAGGCTGGTCTTTAGTCTTTACCTCATGCAGGCGGACAACATTGGGGTGCTG
This window harbors:
- the LOC119353210 gene encoding CBL-interacting protein kinase 31-like isoform X1; the encoded protein is MYKARRQASLKVRRRVGKYELGRTIGEGTFAKVRFAKDTESGDPVAIKILDKAKVQKHGLVEQIRREICTMKLIQHPNVVRLHEVMGSKARIFIVLEYVTGGELHDIIAARGSLKEDEARRYFQQLINAVDYCHSRGVYHRDLKLENLLLDTAGNLKVSDFGLSAISEQAKADGLLHTTCGTPNYVAPEVIEDKGYNGALADLWSCGVILFVMLAGYLPFEDDNVSALYKKISGAQFTCPSWFSDGAKKLIPRILDPSPSTRITIPQLLKDPWFKKGYKSPVFYEKYQTSLADVDAAFGDSEEKQVKEEIEGQPASMNAFELISLNKGLKLDNFFEADKKYRRETRFTSQCPPEEIIGRIEEAAKPLGFDIQKKNYKMQMKNLEAGRKGNLNVATEVFQVAPSLFVVELKKAKGDTLEFQKFYKTLSAQIKDVVWVCESEVEERGST
- the LOC119353210 gene encoding CBL-interacting protein kinase 31-like isoform X2, with the protein product MYKARRQASLKVRRRVGKYELGRTIGEGTFAKVRFAKDTESGDPVAIKILDKAKVQKHGLVEQIRREICTMKLIQHPNVVRLHEVMGSKARIFIVLEYVTGGELHDIIAARGSLKEDEARRYFQQLINAVDYCHSRGVYHRDLKVHRQPLNPSVPIYVSGLAKHETDKWMFYVCQLENLLLDTAGNLKVSDFGLSAISEQAKADGLLHTTCGTPNYVAPEVIEDKGYNGALADLWSCGVILFVMLAGYLPFEDDNVSALYKKISGAQFTCPSWFSDGAKKLIPRILDPSPSTRITIPQLLKDPWFKKGYKSPVFYEKYQTSLADVDAAFGDSEEKQVKEEIEGQPASMNAFELISLNKGLKLDNFFEADKKYRRETRFTSQCPPEEIIGRIEEAAKPLGFDIQKKNYKMQMKNLEAGRKGNLNVATEVFQVAPSLFVVELKKAKGDTLEFQKFYKTLSAQIKDVVWVCESEVEERGST